The Mya arenaria isolate MELC-2E11 chromosome 15, ASM2691426v1 genomic sequence TTTGTAGTCGGGTGTTGCACTCTGCCCATTTTGTAGCCcacatggagaccagcatgtgcacccttctaTCTACTTAAAATTGAAGCTTtagataatcaaatattttccacATCTTGTGTTAAAGCTTatgatatgattttaaattgatacaTGAAATATCTGGCAATCTGAAGCTGAAACTGTTTtagttaaacacattttttaacatatttaagtttttgacaGTCTGAAACAATGTCCCCTTTTCACACATACCATTGTTTCCCTGGCAGGATCCAACGGATCGAGTTCCTTGACGAACAAGAACTTCTAGAACAGCTGATGAGTCACTACTGTTACTGCTGGGCGTACAAAGACCCCAATAAAATAGGGCTCGGCGACATTGGGCTCTAATCCTTGAGTTGTTTAAACATTGGAATATACTGTTGATTGTGTTAATTTAATGAGAGCCTgttttcagaattttttttatagttttgtcaattttgtatgaagcattatttatttattgtgaaaCGTCTggacaaattcatattttgctaGGTTTAAATTGCACTAccaaataattttatgattattttgaaatatttgtaagaTAGCTCTTGCCAACATCTAACTTCAATCCTTTGATTGTTAACCTGTTagttatcattgaaataaccaGTACATGTAGTTAGAGATTATCATTATTTGACTGTCACTCATGATTTTAAGTGTGTGTGAAATCAGAGTCCATTAGACTTTACCTTCCAACATCacattctatttattttatcttcCTGACTGTTATTAACTGATGATTGAGCAACTTCGTAATATGTAGTACTGCTTCTCCTTGACATGTACACAGACACCATAAATTGAGTCATGAACACCAAAACAATGTTTCGctgtcatttttaattttccttATGTTTATTGTACTTTCTGCGTTTTTTCTATGCGatgtttgaatttttaatattgatattgacgttgtcacaattgaaatatatttcctAACCTTCATGTCTTCTCAATTACTGCTGACCCAAATAATATTGGCATAAAGAGAAAGGGAGAAGGAAGTACTCAAAATACATAggtgaaattaaattaaacaatttgaaaatactGATAGttaaaccccgttggctcaacTCCCTGGCGCCAgggaaaatacctcgagcctcggaaaatttgagccaagcaggaatgttaaccttcagtataaaggaatcagtcctttacatccagttcaagCTCATGAGGAATTCAACCCAAGCAAGTAGTAGCCAACAGGGTTTGACTGTGGGTATTTCGATTCTGAAATGCactttcaaattcatttttactaCTGAAAACTTTCACCTATGAAGCTATTTTTCTTCTTTGTCTTTTCAATCCATGATGCATATGTATTActttaattgatataattttttacatTCCCTGTGAAATTGAATAGGTTGAAacagatgttttcattttgctACTATCCCAGTGTGTGGTTATTTTTTGTAACTAGTAATGGCATGTTTAAAAGGACAGTgccagatttgttttaaatctttgttGTAATGCAGtaattttacttacttttattaTCATCAAACAGTAACTGGCGAATactcatttgaacaaaattttgtatATCCAAGcctaaaataattcatttttcaaaaattgtaacTAACATGTTCTCGAAAATGTGGTATTTTCTTTCACAttcttatttataattattagcTATAGAAcgtaattttaaagttttggttCTGTTTCATCATTTCAATAagcatttttgtgtaaatttcacaccaatatattattttttttattttcaatactgtATATATCCTATTAGATGCCCCTGTTAGTGTCTTTGAAAATTCTGCGTGCTTAAAATGAACCATTTTCCCCGATTCAGCAACTTTTTAAATTctgcaaacaaaaacatgaactgCATGTGAGCCATAAACATTCTTTGCTGTGTAAATCTATAAAAGGGTCCACTCAATCCATggcttatatatattattgcacATTTGAGCAACATTTTTGCTACTGTCTGTGTATAATAGGGTTTGGATTTTTTTGTAACTGCATGAATTTAACATGTGCCCCAAAATGACAGTTGTAAGAATGCTTTTATCAGAATTTTTCATGAATTTGGAGTTTTTAGGTTAAGGTATTATTTGGTTATGTCACAAAATGAGAAAATAGACCCACGAAAATACCCCAACGCAACCACTAGGGCATGCAGGTTTAATAGGACATGCACGGTATCTAACactttaaaacatgaacaactCCCTTTAAAAATTTGTGCTACATTGTAATGCAGAATATGAAGCAAATCTTCACATTCATAGTCCCCGccaattgaaatgaaatgttttaaacaccCATTCCCAATCATCAGAGGGCATAGCATTATCATATTATATAGTGTATGAAAAACCAATACCAAAAGCCAGTAATTATACAATCTTTGTTTTGGGACGTTATAAGTAAATTAAAAGCGCTTTTCACTACCAGCGAGATAACAATTGACCTTACAAAaaagtaactcggcgcctggtcaggttccaagctgtttgccactcagtcaatatatgcccaaagttttaagtaaattgaaagaaatttagaataaaccagacaacaTAAAGTATTGTGGTATCTAAAGCATTTTGTTTACCCGCACAAGTATGAGATTAATAAAGTAGTTATTTAATTTAGCCTCAACTTTTTATTACACGAATAACCAACATAGTGTGATATGCATGTTAACTTTGcatgatatacatgttaacTTTGCATGGTAAACATGTATACTGGGTGGTATCcatgttaaaaatgaaacatgtaaatTTTGCCATAAAAATCATGTATGATAACTTTGTGTGGTAAACATgctgtgtttgttttgtttttgttacttGCTGTGCTAACATTTCAAGTTTATCATGTTAACCAGCTGCATTTGCATAACAATGTAGTCTCGTTTTTAACGAAAATAAAGCTTTGCAAATTCATTCATGTATATCTTTTATGAGTGACCCTTCACCTTTACTCGTATGACGGGGGCTATCAATTGGGGcatattagtttaaactttatttaattttacaacgattgtgaaacaagctattacaacttatattaatcactcacgttggcatgatgttgcgcgagagtgtggtcttgtgttgtgggggaaaccggagtacccggagaaaacccacttgtccggcttggtgaccactaaccaaactcatatgcccccaggccgggaatcgaacccgggtcgccttggtgagaagcgagtgcgctaaccactgcgctaaccggacaacctaacGGGGCATATTAAAGAACCAGTGTAGCTCTAACCACAATCTGTCTGTCTGTGGTGTATGCCCCACAACCTCACAAGACGGATACTCTTGCGTATTTTTATTATGAGAGACCCTTCACCTTAACTCGTGTGATGGTGCTATAAACTGGCACACATTAAAGAACCAGTGTAGCTCTAACCACAATCTGTCTGTCTGTGGTGTATGCCCCACAACCTCACAAGACGGATACTCTTGCGTATTTTTATTATGAGTGACCCTTCACCTTAACTCGTGTGACGGGGCTATCAATTGGGGCATATTAAAGAACCAGTGTAGCTCTAACCACAATCTGTCTGTGGTGTATGCCCCACAAACTCACAAGACTGATACTCTTgcgtatttttttattatgagtGACCCTTCACCTTTACTGGTGTGATGGTGCTATAAACTGGCACACATTATTGAACCAGAACATATCTAACCAAGGTTGAATTCTGTAAGTGCAATATGCTCCACAACCTCACACAACTTGTACTCTTACTGGGCCCATGGAAATGCTAGGGTTAAAAagtaaatgtacaaaaatgtacatCAGTTCCCCCATGTTGTCCCTTTGAAGACATAAGtgatcaaatatattttctaagAGTTATCACAGTTGCCTATTTATAGTATAGTTTTTGTCTGCATCTTATACCCCCTATcttcttatacccagtcatttatggtatataaaacacaaaacacaatgatggttcatgttttttttagtaacaatttcattaaaacacaGAACAACATTTACCAGTACGGTTAAAAGATCTTAATAGCAATAAAATTCATGTATATTAAGATAAATCAAgtcataaaatattgcaataaaatattaaatgccgTATAGTCTCGGTCGTTGTATTACAAGTATACAAGACTTACAGAATacttaagtaaaaaatattttaaacaccttttaaaatttattatatttttgtttaaaaattaatttaaaacttgatggaaggaatttcataaaaatctaTGGCACTAGATATTTGCAAAGAAAATAATACCtgaatcaacaacaaaaaaatctagttttttttattgataaaaaagatttaaaaatcaaaatatggcaattacaaacattaatacataattttcacAGAATATAATTCCGATTATTACCTGCAAAATATATGTAATCATTCTCGATATGATCTCATTCAAGCAAATTTTTATACTGCTACAAATCATAcctcatttatatataataaacaaatatattatcatatttactataaatatttcacattaaaaAACCCACATTATTCTGCCAAGATTTGAGCAGGCCCGCATGTATGCAATCTTCAGTTTTTTGAAGTTGACAAAGAGGCACTGCTCAAGAtaccttttttctttcaataattgttgaaaatattctCCATTTCTCAAGTGtgaaaacatgaacatgtaGAACATAAAATTATAGAAACAATACTACAACATAcagaataatattaatattatcacATCTATGCATACCAATCATTTCAACATACAGACAAAATAATAAGAATTGAGTGCAACATGTATTCTGAATCTAAATAAAGATGACTGAAGAATTTCATGGGTTTCTTAAGTAGGTTTTGCATATTTTGACACcgatatatatctttatttatataactaggTTTTAGAGTCAACCCTATTCCTGGTTTGGCGGAGCTGGTATTCCTCAGTCGTGCCCTTAAACCGAAGACTACTCAAGTGCAGCTTGGCCTCCAGTTCAAACTGTCTCTGTAGCTCCTCCGCCATACGTCGATCTTTCTCCTCCTGATCTTCTCGACTTAGTTGCCGAGCAGCGAAATAGTCTGTAACAGTTCGTGCTTGTTTTTTAGTTACCGGTTTTGAGATAGTTTTCCGTGTTTGTCGTAATGGTTGACGAGAGGTTTTTAGCTGTCTTTTTTGTCCCTTACTGGCTGTTTTATTGTTCACAGTTTTATTGCAGTTTTGGTTTGTGTTTTGTTCTAATTTAGTGGCGGTAAAGTTGAGCTTTCTTCGTTTTGCATTATGGAAGACATCCTCCTCGATTTCCAAACAGGAATCACTTTCCTCACAGTCACTATTGCTATTGTCACTTTCATTTGCAACATTACTATCACCCGATGGTTTTTTCTTACGTAAGTTATCATACAGGAAGTTGGGATCTTGCGCAGATTTGTACGTCCTGCCTGATCTTGTCGTCTTCTTATGGCTTGATTTTGCCAATCCATTCAGTTTAACATTACACTCTGGTGAATAAGTCGAATCTGTTGTCTGCTGCAGACTTTCCATAGGCTTGGCCCACTTCATTAGAGTTGCCTGAGGACTTTCCATGTacctattttttgttttggcacCTCTCCGCTTTCTAGACAGCCTTCCATTATTGACCTTTGCAGGATCTTTTTGCTCGTTGTCCACTTTTTGTACCTTAAACTCACTTTCAACAACTCCTTCACAAAAAACGTCTGTATCAAATTCAGGCTCAAGGGGGATAATGAGTTTCTTCTTAACGTTGCCTGGCCCAGCCTGATCTCCCGCATGTTTGTGACCAAGATTAGAGTTGGATATATCCCGAAAGTCAACACTCCGGTTCCCACCGGGCCCCGGCGCTACATGGGTTGGCGTTGCAGACTGCTGGGACTCTGGGTTCAAGTTCTCGTCAGGCTGGGAGCCAGACTCTAATGTGCATGTAGACTTGCTGAATTTGTTGAcctaaaatatcacaaaaacatttttgatacAAGTCTAAAGTTTCTCACTCGTCTTATACAGAAGAGGTTTTTGTACAATTTGTTGTATAGTGAAATTGGGTTCTGTTTCTAATGTaagaatttgaatttgaataataaacttCAAATAAGTTATGAAGTGTTTGTAAGTATACCAAACAGTGCAAAGGGATTTACATAAGCTGCTGAACAGCTCGTTACCCTATCcacaacattatttatttctggACTGGTGACACTCAAAAcactaaaacacatttacaagaGTCATGAAAGCTTATGAGAATGTTAAACAGGTGATGGAGTTTAGCACCTGGGGTTTTGTTTCCCGCTGCAATAAGTGAAACCacagttatggcccttgaattagcaAAAATTAACATTTCTGGACTTGTTGCTCAAAACACCAAAACTATATTACAAAGTTATGAAAGcatgaaaatattaaagggGTAATGAAGTTGTGGAACTTGGGTTTTGTGTGCCGCTGCAAATAGAATAGtgagagttatggcccttgagtAAGCAAGAATAAGCATTTTGGACTTGTTGAACTTGTGTTTCTCTCATTACctcaaaaatgttaaacatacaCTCATGAAATCTTTCAGGAAGATATTTGATGTTAATCAGTTGtggaaattatattttgatgcaTATTTATGGAGAATTGACAAAATTATGGTCCTTGCTTTTGTAACAAAAGCAGCATATAGGGgaatccgtgtcctatggataCATTTTTAGTTCATTTTGTAATGAAGTTTCTAGaagaaatacatattcaatatttaaatgtcttAAATTACTTTCCATCAACTATACAGCAAAAGAAATAAGCAGAGGCCCATTTTTTAGCACGACTCATGTGGCATAAGAGACAGGGCCAATTCACCGCAAATGCCTTTATACAAACTATTTCCACCCTTTGGGACCCACCTTGTCAATCCTCTCCTCGGCCAGCTGACTGAGCCGTCTCTGCATGATTGGGCTGCCAGCGTCGATCTCCGCCAGGGACCCCTCCTCTCCCAGCGGAGAGCCAAGCCCGGACTTGCTGAGGTTCCGTGGGGTTGTTCGGATAACCATCGGCTCCACAACCTATTGGggagacaaagaacacaaaatagttttaaaacaatataaactcaTTATATCCCTAATATTCACAACAATAAGTCTCTAACTTTGTTTCCCATGGATCCTAAAGGAACGCCAAGACTTGAAATTAAGTGACCCTTTccagtggttgaaattaacacaagcccgcaagcccttcACTGGTAAAATGCCTTCCGGGCTCGCTCAaaatctgaattttatataaaagggcttgttcaaaaattagATGCCAAGCATAAGTATaggaattcgggcttgttcatccaaaggTCGAATTTCGATGACTGCCTTCCTGAAGTAAGGTGACTCTCAAAAAAGTTGCCACTTTGGCCTGGTTTCATTTATAATGTGTTTAAGCAGTCTTTGCCTGTTTTACCCAGAATTTCACATACAGTAGTGACCATCAAACATTGGAGATTTtaacacattatttatataacatgatCTTAAAACCTGGAATAACCCATGAAAGCAACCGTGACcacttaattaaaatttattttaattaaaattaaattttatattatctcATGGATAAGTGACACTCACAGTCActatttttactaaatattgtaaattagAAGCTGCAATACAAAGGAGTTGAGCAATACTTCAAAATTTGCTTTCTTAATCTGAGCCTATAATCCACCAAGAACATTGAAACCATTATTATCtatatttaacaatgataaGAATAATTCTATCAACATCTAACTTAAATCACTTGAAATACACAACCATGCATAACTTTCAACTAatgaaatataatcatattgcTTGTCAACTGATGCACATGTAAACTAAACTTCACTACACCTCACCTGGCCAGACGGTAATCTCCGTGGCGGGGTCAGAGGACAGCTTCTGATTGGTCGAAAGTGGTTCAGCTCGTGGCTGATGCTGTCCGAACTCGGTGCTCGCAATACACCGCTCTCATCAGTAGATTCCTGTAACAAGCATAAACGTTAAAACAGCTGTCCAAACTCGGTGCTCGCAATACACCACTCTCATCAGTAGATTCCTGTAACAAGCATAAAACGCTGTGTTTGCATACAATTAATGATAACGGTTAATTTGCTTACGTTTTTGCAAAGTTACATATGTATGACATATGCGTACAATTGGCTTGAGTTGTTCCACTACGTGCCAATTAACTCAGTGCAATGCCAATAAACTACCAGTAAGTCTAAGTTCTGACTGAATTTTGCcccaaatttccatttaaaattaattgtgtGCCTGAATTTTCCCTTAAATTTCCATTTGAATTACATTTACAGTAAATTGTGTGATCAAATTTTCCCtaataatataatttgaataaattgtgTCACTAAAATATCCCTTAAATTACCATTTGAATAAATTGTGTGGCTAAATTATCCCCAATATTTTCACTTGAATTAGATTGTGTGACTgaatttttcacaaattttcATCTAAATTAGTTTGTGTTGCTCAATTTTTCCCCTATATATCTTCAATATTTgtatcatttacatgtaaatagcCACATTGGGACACTAAACACTATTACTGTGTtgtggacatacatgtattaagttttaaaagaCTAAATTCAAGGCCATACTAAAAGACCATTCCTCGAATGATAATCCCAAATGCATCAAAACTAAGCTAACATCAGCACTAACCGTGTCAGTGTTTGTCATGCCAGCCACTGGGAGAACAGGTTTTGGACAGACAGGAGGTGTGGAGCAGTTACTGTCAAGGTCGTCAACGGAGATGGAGATCCCCTTACACATGGCGTCCAGGATCTCGCTGCGCTGTAGGATTCGCCCAGTCTGACTCGGGGTCGTCAATAACGAACCTGGGATGCAGTGCACATGATTGGAAAGTTTTAGTATAAAATCTTACATACAGTCATTGAAGTAAGAGGTGAACAAGCCAAAATTTTGACACTAGTGCTTGGCATCAACATTCTCAataagccctgctatataaaatacagaattttagtgaaaagcatttttaaatacCAGAGCAGTGCTTGCAGACTTGTCATTTTTTGGACCGCTGCATGTATAGAAATGACTGATAATTTAAGGTCATGAATTGGTACCATATAAacttaacatttgaaaaataaacatcagggcttccattaaaaaaaataaaactgggAGTATGATATTCCTTTgcatcaatattggaagtttttcagTGATATGTGGAAAATTAATTTATTCGAGTAAGTACAAATACTTCCATAACTTTGTAGAAAACTTCTAAGTTGACGGCtcggaagttcaaaatatcaaaatttggggtcaatatttctttcatggtcacatcaaattttcaaacagtcttaaaagttaaacaaattattttaatataaatttgtgattTTGTCAAGTGATTTTAGctgattatttgattttaaacatacttgTTGAGGTACATTTCAgtcaaaaattataaaattgatcAGTGAGGAAGTTTATACGtatccagtttcaaattcttaatggaagcgcTTCAAATTGTCATCAATAATTATCCtctttgtttaacaaaagaataTATTGTAGTGGCTGCAATATATtctttagttaaacaaagaagataATAATTGACGGCAGTCTTAATCGATAATTAGCATCATGTCAATAGCAGCTAAGAATGGAAAAAGATCTTCTATAACAACAATCCATAAAGGCATTTTTCtctcattattttcaaaatatatatatattttgaatgatttaccGATAAACCATGTGAGTAACGTCCCTTTAAAGTTAATAAGTAAGCAAACTCTTTTTTTTCTccatttattttgtcttttaaatcattttgagcCAAATTCAGCctgaaattgaatttttttttttttggcaaaagcCTATACAGTAGATAGgatgtatgcatttttaaattcaaattctgGTGCCAAAAAGTGTGCACTATACACTATTAAAAAACCAGTACATGTATTTCTACTCACAGCATGAAGTATGGTCTCTTGATGGggtgtttttcttaaatgtcTCCTCCAGATTCTCAATGTCCTGTGTGGTAATGAGGTTTTCGTCCCGCCGTATCTTCTTTGAGATGGGTGTTTGGTTGGCCTGGAACATCTTCCCGCCTTCGGGGGATACGGTTTTGAGGAGTCCAGGACTGGGCAGGGTGGAGTGTCGATCCCTGGTAGCTGTGTGTCGGTCCCCTGCACCGTCAGGGCTGGCTCGGGAATCTGAGGACACAGACAGGATGCTCCCAGATGTGGCCCGCGTCACAATTTCAACCTCATCATCCTCTGTCTGAAAGTGATAAAGCCATCATAACCATTGGATGTGCATTTAACATAATACAACAATGGTCACAGGATTTTtttccagcaaaaaaaacaacaacaatgcaaTGTAACACAGGACTTAAACGGTGGACTACACACATATTTAAGGTAATGTTATAACCATATTTGAATACTTGTCTTGAAAATATtggctaccagacaaatcggccccttaccaaatcggcccctagctcaaacggttaccttttcggccccttaccaaatcgtccccatcccgtagacgtttcggcccctgattaccgagacgtttcggcccttatttttatttttatttttttatttctaaatataagtaaaaaaacatgtaatttcatttttttattttaatagactaagctatatacatgtatacaaaggtactgtatagataaaaatagatttaatgaaaatatctgttcacttgaaaacatgtaaagatttattcacgagatgtttttataaaacgaaatatagttgaagaagaaatgtttaaacttcatttttttcaaataatcttattattatacataactatgttgctaatattatgtataatgacatgtccattgtctaacatcagtcttgaccaaacacctatcgcccgccgtagagggcaccaacatttttcaggaaCTCCTCGCAGGTGACCTTATGCGAATCGTATGAGTCCCACTCATCCATGATCCTGGCGTTGATGTCTCTGTAACGCTCTCGACAtaagttatacattttatgaaattcagttatttatattcaaatcaggtaaGGATGAAAaaactatttgtattttttatcttatatttaaTACGTATGCAAATCCATACTGGCTTAAACGGTGTTTTTAGACAGATGGTCTTATggcgaattgtcacattccacaGAGGTATCAGGCGTTGGAATTATGACAATTTGTGTTTACAAACTTATAAATACGTCTACAAGGTTTGTTCCGACTTTCCCAATATAATATCTGTAGAACTATCAAGTTGTCACTTGTTTGCAAgtcatatctataaaacaaacattatttcctaattatgtatagataaaacactaattgttaaaaataataattaataattaatctGGAGCAATAGTATGCCACACAGATAACAAATTAATGATTGAAACGTAaaggcattttaaaaaaaaaacttgcttaAGCATAAAACGCATATATGTACGTATGGCATGTGGCAATAACATAAGTTCTATTGTAtcataagtttgataaaaaaaatattgtgagaATGTTATCGatattaaggtataatataaaaaGGTAATGATTTCGGTGTTATATATACCGCAAGGTTCATGCTGCGTggtacatacaacacaaaacGAACAAGAATATGTACATCGCGTATGTTCTAAGGATCaacagaattatgtttaaacactaccgtttatgatacaataaacataacaaagaaacatagcaaacattttatactAGGGAATCACAAGTCAGACACGCGTTTAATCAGGAAtgatagcaaaataaaaaccacGAATGCCAGTCCAGTGTCAATGCTTTGATATACCTTTGGCGCCACGTGcattttaatcttaattatatGAGTTATGGGAGTACTCGGCGGTAAACATAGCCAtacattttctt encodes the following:
- the LOC128220493 gene encoding E3 ubiquitin-protein ligase RNF169-like; this translates as MNLEDNICPICLYIFIQPVTMPCKHELCLGCFQQNVQEANFVCPMCRIRISTWARRASRKKELVNEERWSAIKKSFPDQVRARLEGFEEDDEEMNALNISIKLAEPGEIREEYEEQLKKLRDQRSAEERAEAEASERLIRQLQAEEKRTLAELEEIRRQDEELAQRLSQTEDDEVEIVTRATSGSILSVSSDSRASPDGAGDRHTATRDRHSTLPSPGLLKTVSPEGGKMFQANQTPISKKIRRDENLITTQDIENLEETFKKNTPSRDHTSCCSLLTTPSQTGRILQRSEILDAMCKGISISVDDLDSNCSTPPVCPKPVLPVAGMTNTDTESTDESGVLRAPSSDSISHELNHFRPIRSCPLTPPRRLPSGQVVEPMVIRTTPRNLSKSGLGSPLGEEGSLAEIDAGSPIMQRRLSQLAEERIDKVNKFSKSTCTLESGSQPDENLNPESQQSATPTHVAPGPGGNRSVDFRDISNSNLGHKHAGDQAGPGNVKKKLIIPLEPEFDTDVFCEGVVESEFKVQKVDNEQKDPAKVNNGRLSRKRRGAKTKNRYMESPQATLMKWAKPMESLQQTTDSTYSPECNVKLNGLAKSSHKKTTRSGRTYKSAQDPNFLYDNLRKKKPSGDSNVANESDNSNSDCEESDSCLEIEEDVFHNAKRRKLNFTATKLEQNTNQNCNKTVNNKTASKGQKRQLKTSRQPLRQTRKTISKPVTKKQARTVTDYFAARQLSREDQEEKDRRMAEELQRQFELEAKLHLSSLRFKGTTEEYQLRQTRNRVDSKT